A genome region from Tenebrio molitor chromosome 4, icTenMoli1.1, whole genome shotgun sequence includes the following:
- the LOC138128286 gene encoding uncharacterized protein → MNRIDVNRFDDKLTEAYPPEVDIIETDLKVLTKLFSDKPYEKEDLEKCVKDMFIKCDFKYEQQFRFIEDDKEFRKAQSKQPIFCIYNKPKNCWVLICFIPEKNGWKILYKDSCGASVPEDLKNKYKNAIGGMKIIENNSKDQDEYKTQCYGPLCLRNLKIVLDLYKKDAKSLVNDFTKIQFFKEDKLDDAKLKNMIILLKELSGNKEFITCLRIFINKLPLNVGSDYKKVLEEELQKDEKDVNHDRIKKARATYLEDIKNTKLKNVYRIDEGPDSDRKLAIEKKFPEQMKKLENIFKFFDNREVDEHLYNVLKVVSDRLTVDGDKMKALYEGKRKEKDSAEKITLTPDDIKEIAKELSPINDTPSEDFIPLEKLLPQVALGMDQEDSSNPKVHENDMKRLEENYYQVKKNYEIWKNHDVFAINKMAQQIKGKLKNSANVICNTIALMDRVWNLLEGFRLRNTQILAALIFFHNQNNQGRLCQIQTGEGKTIIVALLAVIRALQGHKVDVITSNPLLAADGVKETKKFYSVFGLTVSTNNVGEESGDQDKIGYTADILYGTISNFQLTQ, encoded by the coding sequence ATGAATCGAATAGATGTTAATCGATTCGACGATAAACTTACAGAAGCTTATCCACCTGAGGTAGACATAATTGAAACCGACTTGAAAGTTTTAACTAAACTATTTTCTGATAAACCTTACGAGAAAGAAGATTTGGAGAAGTGTGTTAAAgatatgtttataaaatgtgATTTCAAGTATGAACAACAGTTTAGATTTATAGAAGATGATAAAGAATTTCGAAAGGCTCAATCTAAACAACCGATATTTTGTATATACAACAAACCGAAAAATTGTTGGGTGCTAATTTGTTTCATTCCGGAAAAAAATGGATGGAAGATTTTGTATAAAGATTCCTGTGGTGCCTCCGTACCCGaagatttgaaaaataaatataaaaatgcaattggTGGAATGAAGATTATAGAAAACAATTCTAAAGACCAAGATGAATACAAAACTCAATGTTATGGACCACTCTGTTTgcgaaatttgaaaattgtattaGATTTGTATAAAAAGGATGCTAAAAGTCTTGTaaatgattttacaaaaattcaatttttcaaagaaGATAAATTGGATGATGCTAAACTGAAGAATATGattatattattaaaagaaTTATCAGGAAATAAAGAGTTTATAACATGTCTAagaatatttattaacaaGTTACCGCTGAATGTGGGCAGCGACTATAAGAAAGTGTTGGAAGAAGAACTCCAAAAGGATGAAAAGGACGTAAACCATGATAGAATTAAGAAAGCAAGAGCAACGTATTTAGAAgacattaaaaacacaaaattaaagaatgtTTATAGAATAGATGAGGGGCCAGATTCAGACCGTAAATTAGCCATTGAAAAGAAATTTCCAGAGCAGATGAAAaagttagaaaatatttttaaatttttcgataATCGTGAAGTTGACGAACATCTTTATAATGTTCTAAAAGTTGTAAGTGATCGTCTTACTGTCGACGGTGACAAAATGAAAGCTTTATATGAAGGCaaacgaaaagaaaaagattcAGCCGAAAAAATTACGCTGACTCCTGATGACATAAAGGAGATCGCGAAGGAGCTTTCTCCAATAAACGACACCCCATCAGAAGATTTTATTCCATTGGAAAAGTTATTGCCCCAAGTTGCTTTAGGAATGGACCAGGAAGATTCGTCAAACCCTAAAGTACATGAAAATGATATGAAAAGactagaagaaaattattatcagGTGAAGAAAAACTATGAAATCTGGAAAAATCATGATGTCTTCGCTATCAATAAAATGGCCCAACAAATTaaaggaaaattaaaaaattccgcTAACGTCATTTGCAACACAATTGCGTTAATGGACCGAGTTTGGAATTTATTAGAAGGTTTTCGTCTTCGCAACACCCAAATCTTGGCAGCACTGATATTTTTCCACAATCAAAATAATCAGGGACGGCTATGTCAGATTCAAACCGGTGAAGGCAAAACCATTATCGTTGCCTTGCTGGCAGTGATAAGAGCTCTTCAAGGTCATAAAGTTGACGTCATTACCAGCAATCCGCTCCTGGCAGCCGATGGTGTTAAGGAAACGAAAAAATTCTACTCCGTATTTGGTCTCACGGTTTCTACAAATAATGTCGGTGAAGAGAGTGGTGATCAGGATAAAATTGGCTACACTGCTGACATCCTCTACGGCACCATCAGTAACTTTCAACTTACGCAGTGA
- the LOC138128259 gene encoding uncharacterized protein, whose translation MNRTDVTSPDNDSGETKDVDLIETDLEVLSKLFSDEPYTKEDLEKCAKSIFSKYDFKYDRQFKVVEEIEEFRKPESKEPTFFLYNKSKNCWVLICLIPEKGGWKILYKDSCGAPIPEGLRTKLKETIAGVKIIENNSKDQDEDKTQYYGPLCIRNLKIVLDLCKRDAKSLVDKFPKIEFCKEVKLNDVKLKNVVKLSEELSENENFIICLRIFINKLPLNLGSDYKKVLEEEIHKDEKDVNHDRIQKAREKYLEEIKKTKFDEVYKIGKIDSNNKLAIEKKFPEEMKKLENIFKFFDKLEVDEHLYNALEIVSKHLTVDGDKMKALYEAKRKEKDSSEKITLTPDDINDLAKELSPINDTPPEDFIPLEQILSQVALGMDQEDSSNPKVHENDMKKLEEKYHQVKKSYENWKNHDVVAVNKWAQEMKGKLENTDEVICNTIALMDRVWNLLEGFRLRNTQILAALIFFHDQNNQGRLCQIQTGEGKTIIVALLAVMRALQGHKVDVITSNPLLAADGVKETKKFYSVFGLTVSTNNVGEASSDQSKIGYTADILYGTISNFQFDYLKDTFEGFNLRSDREFGQVILDEVDSMLVDNGGHIAKLASPYPGMESLRYIYIKIWEELQKAENSLAEEVEAKIKLILKSHPDEEEAMKEYEKYLEEIIPDERNIIKHKIMDSNPTNIPLIPPHLKNYVNTKLKIWIKNALHAKYNCHEHQQYRIIINDVGERVVAPVDYLNTGVTLQNTIWSNGLHQFVQLKHNLYLTFESLTSSFISNIGYIKNYEDKHIFGLTGTLGSRAEQELLSNIYNIDYAKLPTYKPKQFKEIPGVIAEDDSWHIQLILETIQKVDVGRAVLVICETEEDLLIIENDLKIIQDDSFRVRLYANEGDAKETREKVKIGDIILATNIAGRGTNFKTEKDLEANGGLHVCVGFLPCNLRVEGQAFGRTSRQGNNGTAQLVIRQSEVDELEIEKDNTNFTNIKQKRDSHEAKRLEEIKNSLVKELNFKDKLFGIFSSFYLNFKRSRNTRKYMFLLEDLKEFWAFWLERKDFCADNITKSPEEEFENFITEAQPIIGQNGKITQNPFYCISLADYYLETDARGEARDELQRAIKMTENQDFKLLAGAHLKLFEIAMADGEQIKKRAIKALEKLFFIPVNNNDNDDYRQISQQQLKQAKMAVQNEIDYITKYLVLDNTPSELELIIIPSVEENLLLKHIYSRMNCLTLHRDNIEDLIITIDKIDDGVDINGKVSTNLENLTTDQDTDFKALITNFELNELQSIGVDALYSLKEIHDVPSTVIHTAQAEIAAGISALTVGLCFLPAFPVMSELAGTLISDGIMDIVMELLSQGNEDFNSQEYWKNKQKFYGLTLLTFGISAVTQCVTILTKAVAFCRKMSSFLRQSTKMRKLCEAFAKIVDKLEKYLVKLLEAAQVTRNLNRSQIVKDFVKKSTLRTVKSIAKSIINEIIVKKIMTDTVDRLISKIVDQLITSLKNSIKGRTTLLEKLRTTDTSIVYAKVDEILEMNTILKYIDKIMPKVLGLLKKKLGNTAVTILTLSTKEAINVEELHRYNKKFASDLDDALKGGKCDNNVDDVVDEICTKVDEQMSTLLLQIFQDCVDGAKDVAKGFIKSNGSKEDSYVVLKLGPDASQKEIKQSYMKLTLEANSDDDKKQIKAAYEVVIRDSSNKNLT comes from the coding sequence ATGAATCGAACTGACGTTACATCACCCGACAATGATAGCGGGGAAACTAAGGATGTGGATCTAATAGAGACTGATTTGGAAGTATTATCCAAACTATTTTCTGATGAACCTTACACGAAAGAAGATTTGGAGAAGTGTGCTAAatctattttttcaaaatatgatTTCAAATATGACCGACAGTTCAAAGTTGTAGAAGAAATTGAAGAATTTAGAAAGCCTGAATCTAAAGaaccaacattttttctatacaacaaatcgaaaaattgttGGGTGCTGATTTGTTTAATTCCGGAAAAAGGTGGATGGAAGATCTTGTATAAAGATTCCTGTGGTGCACCCATACCCGAAGGCTTGAGAACTAAActtaaagaaacaattgctGGAGTGAAGATTATAGAAAACAATTCTAAAGACCAAGATGAGGACAAAACTCAATATTATGGACCACTCTGTataagaaatttgaaaattgtattaGATTTGTGTAAAAGGGATGCTAAAAGTCTTGTCGATAAGTTtccaaaaattgaattttgcaaagaagtaaaattaaatgatGTGAAACTGAAGAACGTTGTGAAATTATCAGAAGAATTatcagaaaatgaaaattttataatatgtctaagaatatttattaacaaGTTACCACTGAATTTGGGTAGCGACTACAAGAAAGTGTTGGAAGAAGAAATCCATAAAGATGAAAAGGACGTAAACCATGACAGAATACAGAAAGCTAGAGAGAAATATTTAGAAGAGAttaaaaagacaaaatttgATGAAGTTTATAAAATAGGTAAAATAGATTCAAACAATAAACTAGCCATTGAAAAGAAATTTCCAGAAGAgatgaaaaaattagaaaatatttttaaatttttcgataAACTTGAAGTAGATGAACATCTTTATAATGCTTTAGAAATTGTAAGTAAGCATCTTACTGTCGACGGTGACAAAATGAAGGCTTTATATGAAGCCaaacgaaaagaaaaagattcATCCGAAAAGATTACGCTGACTCCTGATGATATAAACGACCTCGCGAAGGAGCTTTCTCCAATAAACGACACCCCACCAGAAGATTTTATTCCATTGGAACAGATATTGTCCCAAGTTGCTCTAGGAATGGACCAAGAAGATTCGTCAAATCCGAAAGTACATGAAAATGATATGAAAAAACTAGAAGAAAAGTATCATCAGGTGAAGAAAAGCTACGAAAACTGGAAGAATCACGATGTGGTTGCTGTTAATAAATGGGCTCAAGAAATGAAaggaaaattagaaaataccGATGAGGTCATTTGCAACACAATTGCGTTAATGGACCGAGTTTGGAATTTATTAGAAGGTTTTCGTCTTCGCAACACCCAAATCTTGGCAGCACTGATTTTCTTCCATGATCAAAATAACCAAGGACGACTATGTCAGATTCAAACCGGTGAAGGCAAAACCATCATCGTTGCCTTGCTGGCAGTGATGAGAGCTCTTCAGGGTCATAAAGTTGACGTCATTACCAGCAATCCGCTCCTGGCAGCCGATGGTGTTAaggaaacgaaaaaattttactccGTATTTGGTCTCACGGTTTCTACAAATAACGTCGGTGAAGCAAGTAGTGATCAGAGCAAAATTGGTTACACTGCTGACATTCTCTACGGCACCATCAGTAACTTTCAGTTCGACTACCTAAAAGACACTTTTGAAGGGTTCAACTTACGTAGTGATAGAGAATTTGGACAAGTAATCCTCGATGAAGTTGACAGCATGCTTGTGGATAATGGTGGACATATTGCAAAACTGGCCTCGCCTTATCCAGGTATGGAAAGTTTGCGATAcatttacatcaaaatatgGGAAGAGTTGCAAAAAGCTGAGAACAGTCTTGCAGAAGAAGTCGAAgccaaaattaaattgattttgaaGTCACATCCCGATGAAGAGGAAGCAATGAAAGAATATGAAAAATATCTTGAAGAAATTATTCCAGATGAGAgaaacattattaaacataaaataatggACAGCAATCCCACCAATATACCTTTAATTCCGCCCCATCTGAAGAACTACGtaaatacaaaattgaaaatttggatCAAGAATGCTCTCCATGCCAAGTATAATTGTCACGAACATCAACAGTATCGGATTATAATAAACGATGTTGGTGAAAGAGTTGTCGCTCCTGTTGACTATTTAAATACAGGGGTGACTTTACAAAACACGATTTGGTCAAACGGTCTCCATCAGTTCGTCCAACTGAAACATAATCtttatttgacttttgaaaGCTTGACCAGTAGTTTCATATCCAACATTGGCTACATCAAGAACTATGAggataaacatatttttggacTTACTGGAACCTTGGGTTCTAGAGCTGAACAAGAATTACtatcaaatatttataatatcgATTACGCCAAATTACCAACTTACAAACCGAAGCAATTCAAAGAAATTCCAGGAGTGATAGCTGAAGACGATTCATGGCACATCCAGTTGATTTTAGAAACCATCCAGAAAGTCGACGTAGGAAGAGCTGTTTTGGTAATTTGCGAAACAGAAGAAGATCTCCTCATTATTGAAAATGACTTGAAAATCATACAAGATGATAGCTTCAGAGTCAGATTGTATGCCAATGAAGGCGATGCCAAGGAAACTCgagaaaaagtgaaaattggtGACATCATTCTTGCTACAAACATTGCAGGTCGTGGTACAAACTTCAAAACAgaaaaagatttggaagccaATGGAGGATTACATGTCTGCGTCGGTTTTCTTCCATGCAACTTACGAGTTGAAGGACAAGCATTTGGGAGAACTTCGAGGCAAGGTAACAATGGTACTGCGCAACTGGTCATTCGTCAGAGTGAAGTCGACGAATTAGAAATAGAGAAGGACAACACAAATTTCACTAACATTAAGCAGAAGCGAGACAGTCATGAAGCGAAGAGATTGGAAGAGATAAAGAATTCTTTAGTGAAGGAGCTAAACTTCAAGGATAAACTCTTCGGcattttttctagtttttacttaaattttaaacgatcGAGAAACACTAGAAAGTACATGTTTCTTCTTGAAGACCTGAAAGAATTTTGGGCATTTTGGCTGGAAAGGAAGGACTTTTGTGCTGATAATATTACTAAAAGTCCAGAagaagaatttgaaaatttcataacagaAGCTCAACCGATTATTGGACAAAACGGAAAAATTACCCAAAATCCATTTTATTGTATTTCTCTGGCCGATTACTACTTGGAGACAGATGCCAGAGGTGAAGCTCGAGATGAATTACAACGAGCCATTAAGATGactgaaaatcaagatttcaagtTATTAGCTGGTGCCCATTTGAAACTTTTTGAAATAGCTATGGCTGACGGAGAGCAAATTAAAAAGAGAGCTATTAAAGCACtggagaaattattttttattccagTAAATAACAACGACAATGATGATTATAGGCAAATTTCTCAGCAACAGTTGAAACAAGCTAAGATGGCTGTTCAAAATGAAATCGATTACATTACAAAATACCTAGTCTTGGACAATACTCCTTCAGAATTGGAACTCATAATAATACCTAGTGTTGAAGAAAATCTTTTGCTCAAGCATATCTATTCGCGAATGAATTGTTTAACTTTACACAGAGATAATATCGAGGATTTGATAATTACGATAGATAAAATTGATGATGGTGTAGATATTAATGGAAAAGTTTcaacaaatttagaaaatttgacaACAGACCAAGACACTGATTTCAAAGCTCTTATCACAAATTTTGAGTTAAACGAGCTTCAGTCGATTGGAGTTGATGCTCTTTATTCTCTAAAAGAAATTCACGATGTCCCCAGTACTGTTATTCATACAGCTCAAGCTGAGATTGCAGCGGGAATTTCTGCTCTGACAGTAGGACTTTGTTTTCTTCCTGCATTTCCAGTAATGAGTGAATTAGCTGGAACATTAATTTCAGATGGGATAATGGACATCGTGATGGAGCTGCTGTCTCAAGGAAACGAAGACTTCAACTCCCAAGAGTATTGGAAGAACAAGCAAAAGTTTTATGGATTAACCTTGCTCACTTTTGGTATTAGTGCGGTCACACAGTGTGTGACCATACTAACAAAAGCAGTGGCATTCTGTCGAAAAATGTCGTCATTTTTACGCCAAAGCACTAAAATGCGAAAACTGTGTGAGGCGTTTGCTAAAATTGTGGACaagttagaaaaatatttagtgAAACTTTTAGAAGCTGCACAAGTTACTCGCAATTTAAATCGTTCACAAATTGTTAAagattttgtgaaaaaatccACCTTGAGAACAGTAAAATCTATAGCAAAAAGTATTATCAATGAAATAATAGTCAAGAAGATTATGACCGACACTGTAGATCGACTAATCAGTAAAATAGTCGATCAATTGATCACTTCATTAAAGAATTCTATAAAAGGACGCACCACACTGTTGGAGAAGCTTCGTACAACAGATACTTCCATTGTGTACGcaaaagttgacgaaattttggaaatgaacaccattttaaaatacattgaCAAGATAATGCCCAAAGTACTCGgcctattgaaaaaaaaactcggCAACACAGCTGTTACTATTTTAACTTTGAGCACTAAGGAAGCTATTAATGTGGAAGAACTGCATCGCTACAACAAGAAATTCGCTTCAGATCTCGACGATGCCTTGAAAGGTGGCAAATGTGACAATAATGTTGATGATGTTGTTGACGAAATTTGCACAAAAGTGGATGAACAAATGTCTACTTTATTGCTCCAAATCTTCCAGGATTGCGTTGATGGTGCTAAAGACGTGGCAAAGGGTTTCATTAAGTCAAATGGTAGCAAAGAAGATTCTTACGTTGTCTTGAAACTAGGACCAGATGCATCTCAAAAGGAGATAAAACAATCATACATGAAGTTGACTCTAGAAGCAAATTCCGATGATGATAAAAAGCAGATAAAAGCCGCTTATGAAGTTGTGATTCGGGacagttcaaataaaaatttaacgtaA
- the LOC138128260 gene encoding uncharacterized protein — translation MPSKHTRLRIVNNTITGLTTSVSGVDGYDWDGGSRPDNNFNGVSIRAMSSEERRAEVNNNAKRCPFTMTLNFQDGSVDIFRINQKYSIDKAKADFNHSRRSHNIYYQRSGSNVLVIRIENTPEQIENEQAEKLNKEAKAAMNNKQFEAALKKLDEALRLAHDTKTIQGIKNTKAENYNLQGQALLQDALNLEIKINELTKAEKMFEESLAMFQKAQQLRHTDEQQRSIELVQSKISANKIFNTAKDVEKKAFEMLTKARKSDVQNDFVAAQDKYKDALNKYKEAKKKFDEGMKKDRGKFERYSKTTAQKINEIKKVIEDIDIEILNSEITKTTVVDNDVEYGDVNTDKKDNTISVIG, via the coding sequence ATGCCTAGCAAACACACAAGACTGCGTATAGTCAACAACACCATCACGGGGTTGACAACTTCAGTGTCCGGGGTAGACGGCTACGATTGGGATGGTGGTTCGCGACCAGACAACAACTTTAATGGAGTTTCTATCCGTGCCATGTCTTCAGAAGAGCGAAGAGCTGAAGTAAACAACAATGCTAAAAGGTGTCCGTTTACCATGACTCTAAATTTTCAAGACGGATCTGTAgatatttttagaataaatCAGAAATATTCTATTGATAAAGCCAAAGCCGACTTTAACCACAGCAGAAGATCGCATAACATTTACTACCAACGTTCCGGAAGCAATGTACTTGTTATAAGAATCGAAAATACACCGgaacaaatagaaaatgaacAAGCGGAAAAACTGAACAAAGAAGCAAAAGCAGCAATGAATAACAAGCAATTTGAAGCAGCATTGAAGAAATTAGATGAAGCATTGCGTTTAGCTCATGACACCAAAACCATTCAAGGCATCAAGAATACAAAAGCTGAAAATTACAATCTTCAAGGACAAGCATTGCTGCAAGATGCACTCAAtttggaaattaaaataaatgaactgACGAAGgcagaaaaaatgtttgaagaaAGTCTGGCCATGTTTCAGAAAGCTCAACAGTTAAGACACACCGATGAGCAACAACGCAGTATTGAACTCGTCCAATCGAAAATCTCAGCAAACAAAATCTTCAACACGGCTAAAGATGTAGAAAAGAAGGCGTTTGAAATGTTGACCAAAGCCAGAAAGTCAGATGTTCAGAATGATTTTGTCGCTGCACAAGATAAATACAAAGATGCTTTAAATAAGTATAAGGAGGCAAAAAAGAAGTTTGATGAAGGCATGAAGAAAGATCGTGGCAAATTTGAAAGGTATTCCAAGACTACCGCTCAGAAAATTAATGAGATTAAAAAAGTTATAGAAGATATTGATatcgaaattttaaattctgaAATTACTAAAACAACTGTGGTCGATAATGACGTAGAATATGGTGATGTCAATACTGACAAGAAAGATAATACAATATCTGTAATAGGATAG